Proteins from a genomic interval of Lactococcus protaetiae:
- the recG gene encoding ATP-dependent DNA helicase RecG, with the protein MNLTDSIQYLKGVGPKAVENFHKLGVFTVQDLLLYFPFRYEDFASRSVFELLDGEKATIIGTVVTPANVQYYGFKRNRLSFKIKQGESIVAVSFFNQPYLADKVEVGTEIAVYGKWELAKQQLLGMKVVGQVDSGFEPVYHLTAGLKQTQLVKAIQQVFDGGVLEDLQENLPDYLLEKYRLMNQQEAVRAMHFPEDMEQHKQALRRVKFEELFFFQLKLQALKNKEKSGREGLLIKFQQDEIEDKMRELPFELTNAQKSALNEILLDMKSPYHMNRLLQGDVGSGKTVVASLAMYAACLANFQAAIMVPTEILARQHFANLQQLFPELKISLLVSGLKAAERRQILSDLASGHTHMIVGTHALIQDGVDFYNLGLVITDEQHRFGVNQRKILREKGQNPDVLMMTATPIPRTLAITAFGDMDVSIIDELPKGRQPITTRWVKHEQLSEVLKWIQTELSHEAQVYFISPLIEESEVLDLKNAEALYAELTAYFGAFAHIGLLHGKMKNEEKEQIMQEFKSAKLDILVSTTVIEVGVDVPNATIMVIMDADRFGLSQLHQLRGRVGRGVKKSYAILVANPKSDSGKQRMKIMTQTQNGFVLAEEDLKMRGSGEIFGVRQSGIPEFLVADLVNDYNILEVARQEAVAVFKTADEPVHRWLIAQVEVDGGFD; encoded by the coding sequence ATGAATTTAACAGACTCAATACAATATTTGAAGGGTGTGGGACCTAAAGCAGTAGAAAACTTCCATAAGTTAGGCGTTTTTACTGTTCAGGATTTATTGCTCTATTTTCCATTTCGCTACGAGGACTTTGCATCACGCAGCGTTTTTGAGTTGCTTGATGGTGAAAAAGCGACGATTATTGGCACGGTAGTGACACCCGCAAATGTGCAGTATTATGGCTTCAAACGAAATCGACTTTCTTTTAAAATTAAGCAAGGCGAGAGTATTGTGGCAGTTAGTTTTTTCAATCAGCCTTATTTGGCAGATAAAGTTGAAGTGGGTACAGAAATTGCTGTTTATGGGAAATGGGAACTTGCAAAGCAACAACTTTTGGGAATGAAGGTTGTGGGGCAAGTAGATTCGGGATTTGAGCCTGTTTATCATTTAACAGCAGGTTTGAAGCAAACGCAACTGGTTAAAGCGATTCAACAAGTTTTTGATGGCGGTGTTTTAGAGGATTTACAGGAAAATTTGCCTGATTATCTTTTGGAAAAATATCGTTTGATGAATCAACAAGAAGCGGTGCGTGCGATGCATTTTCCAGAAGATATGGAGCAACACAAACAAGCGTTAAGGCGTGTAAAATTTGAAGAATTGTTTTTCTTCCAGTTGAAACTTCAAGCCCTTAAAAATAAAGAAAAATCTGGGCGAGAAGGTCTGTTAATTAAGTTTCAACAAGATGAAATTGAGGATAAAATGCGTGAATTGCCATTTGAGTTGACTAATGCTCAGAAATCGGCTTTAAATGAAATTTTATTGGATATGAAATCACCCTATCATATGAATCGTTTGCTGCAAGGAGATGTGGGTTCGGGAAAAACCGTAGTGGCGAGTCTTGCGATGTATGCCGCTTGTTTGGCGAATTTTCAAGCGGCTATTATGGTACCTACGGAAATTTTGGCTAGACAGCACTTTGCAAATTTACAACAACTATTTCCTGAATTAAAGATTTCTTTGTTAGTTTCTGGGCTGAAAGCTGCCGAGCGACGTCAAATCCTATCAGATTTAGCTTCTGGGCATACGCATATGATTGTGGGAACGCACGCATTGATTCAAGATGGTGTGGATTTTTACAATCTAGGTTTGGTGATTACTGATGAACAGCACCGTTTTGGAGTCAATCAACGTAAAATTCTTAGGGAAAAGGGACAAAATCCTGATGTTTTGATGATGACAGCGACGCCTATTCCGCGGACACTTGCGATTACAGCATTTGGTGATATGGATGTGTCAATTATTGATGAATTGCCAAAAGGTAGGCAGCCAATTACAACACGATGGGTTAAGCATGAACAACTTTCAGAGGTTTTGAAATGGATTCAGACTGAACTTTCACATGAGGCACAGGTTTACTTTATTTCCCCTCTTATTGAAGAGAGTGAAGTATTAGATTTAAAAAATGCTGAGGCACTTTATGCTGAATTGACGGCTTATTTTGGCGCTTTTGCTCATATTGGACTTTTACATGGTAAGATGAAAAATGAGGAAAAAGAGCAAATCATGCAGGAGTTTAAGTCGGCAAAGCTTGATATTTTAGTGTCAACGACGGTCATTGAGGTTGGGGTCGATGTACCAAATGCGACAATTATGGTGATTATGGATGCTGACCGCTTTGGTTTATCGCAACTTCATCAACTTCGAGGACGTGTAGGGCGTGGTGTGAAAAAGTCTTATGCGATTTTAGTGGCAAACCCGAAATCAGACTCAGGCAAACAACGAATGAAAATTATGACTCAGACACAAAATGGTTTTGTCTTAGCTGAGGAAGACTTAAAAATGCGTGGTTCTGGTGAAATATTTGGAGTGCGGCAAAGTGGTATTCCTGAATTTTTGGTGGCTGATTTAGTTAATGATTACAATATTTTGGAAGTCGCAAGACAAGAAGCTGTTGCAGTATTTAAGACAGCAGACGAGCCGGTGCATCGTTGGTTGATTGCGCAAGTTGAAGTGGACGGTGGATTTGACTAG